CTGCAGGGGGTGGCAGGAAGACATTGCCCCACTACCAGGAGATGTTCAGGGTAAGGGGTGAAACATCAAAGATCGGTGGTCCCCGACTGATGACCCTGCAGCTAAGATAACTGGCACTGGTGGAGGTGCGACATGCTTCGAGCTGAGCAGGAACAAGACCTACCTGTATAATTAAAATGACAGCTAATGAAATGTGAACTGATCACAACAGTAAATCAAGGAGTATGTCAGGGAAAGAGCATGAATATAGTTTTTAGGACAGACTCGCTTGTGCAGTAAGTATGGAGTTAGTACCTGtatattcaattcaaatttatatTATTTCTATTGCACTtgttacaacaaatgttgtcacaaagcagttttaccGAGATCCGGGTCCAGGCcttttttgagcaagctagtggcaacagtggcaaggacaaactccctcgggtcgagaggaagaaacattgaaaggaaccaagactcaaaagggaaacccatcctcctcggATAATAATAgcggataataataaaaagcaaaacagttGTACAGAAACAACCCTAGTTTACAGCCCACACAGCCTATATTGGAGTAAACAGGGTACTAAGCTACACTTACGACATACTTAGCAGTTACAAGAAAAGTACAGGGTAAAAAGCTCACGCAGCTTATATTACAGCCCAGCTAACAAGCTACGTCCTATTAATAAGCAATGTTCTGATATGGACGTTCGCTGTACGCCTGCTGTACGTTTTTGAGTGTCACACCATTCTGGGCCggtttacacctgccattaaaTCACGTGTTGTATCTGGGTGGTATCTGAATCTACTTTGACctgattctgtttacacttgtcattatgATGAGTCTCCAGCGTGACCAGATGACCGATTTTACTCTCCTACGTAAAAAGCCCACCAACATGCTTTATTTCCTGTATATTTCTCATCACAACTGTCCTGCTTCTGAAGACTGTGAACAGCATAGAGAGGGTCTACAACATGATGGAACTATAGATAGTTTCTCACATTCTCAAAACTGACCAAGTGTCAGAAGATATGAGGGACCGTTTAAAATGCAAGAGAATGTTAATAATTGGTCATAAACTGGTCATTGCACAATGATGCAGAAATGAGAGTCAGGGGACATTAAGCAACGTACATAGAGGGTCCTGTGTTGGTTATAACATGACATTGGTTATAACATAACATGACACACTCATTCTCTCATGGTGAGAAGGCAGACCTTCAGCAATGTATGGCAATAGTTGTTGTAGATGCAaatacatgtagaccaatagtggcagaATGTGTGACGACTGTAGAAAGTCTGTAGACTGTAGAATTAAATCACTGCAGAATCCcagacatttttacacaaaactCCCCACACTACATTTTTCACAAACCAAAAAGAGGTCCAGGAAAAGGAGGACATATGGTGGAGTTTTTGAATTGgtcttttttttacagctgttttacTTGTTCTACGTGGGCTTTGCTTTTTAAACAGCATCCTGCTCCTATATTTTAGGATAAATCAATGTAACTGGTCATTTTCGACCAATGTAAGGGCAGCTGACATATTCAAAGGAAATGGACAGTATGTTtttcattctctcactctccagCTTTCTCTCTGTGTTGAAGAGGGCATAGATGTGCTTGTGCCAGAGGATCTGCAGTGTGGATGTTATTAGACCTAGGATTTATATTTAGCCTCAGAACCACCTGAACTGGCCAGGAACTTGCCAGGAATAGGCTATAAAAATGACTGACCCCTCTCCTTTACTCCAGAGTGAAGGTCACAGTCTGGTGTTCGGTAGAGTTTGTTCAGAGTGAGGGTCATGGCTCTAGGTTTGCCCTTCTGCCCACTTGGCCCTGGGACAAAAACTTTTAATAGACACCTCATAGTGCCAATTCACACAACTCTCGTtcccgctccctctctctctttcgtgcacacgctctctttctcaccccaGTGGCCCCTGTCATGCCTAAACATGGATCCCTTTCACTGTGTTCCAGAGAACTTGGAGTACTACTTACTTCTGACAGCTAGGCCACAGGTCGTTGACCCTTCAGCTTCTGAGAAGAACCCTGGAGAGAGAGTCAGCTATGCCCCTATTTTTCCAGTCGTAAATCAGACTTGTCGTAAAGAGGCTCCATAGGCTGTCATTTGACTGCAACTAAACTCCAGGACTGAAATTGCATACTCCTGTTCTGTAGGGTTAGAAAATGCAgcgaaataaataaaatgcagatattttagtgtAGTCCAAACATTCAcctaaacattctgctcttctggGGTTCAGTATATACATCATCTAATACCAGTTTGAAATATCGGCCAAATCTTAACATCTGTCCAATGACTTCACCCCCGttggcagaaatcacagcttgcaaTCACATTTCAGTCTCAATGAGAAAGAGCTCTTGTTTTGGGGGTTTTTCCACTCTTCTTTGTAGAAGGCCTCTTGTTCTGAGCTACTTTCAGTTATTTTGTGTGCACCGCTTTTGTTTTCGAAAATCATCTAGCAGTGTTGAATTGAAAAGGTGGCAGGTTGCagcactgcacagtagaatagtgcaccaccctcCTGATTCAGCTAAACCTTCATGCCATCATTGCattggagtgatgtggggagaatgtgccatctacccaccctcgagagagcagggccaattgtgctctctcgagGCCCCGGCTGCCAATTACTAGCAGCATGAACGGACTCAAACTTATTCCACTGGACGACACGGGCCGGTCAACCAACAttctctgaggaaagcacaggaaagcacccagctctgatgcattgactagcagacgcctgtgccgaccAGCTTCACGCTTAAGAGATGTGGGAAAAGAGAGCAGGCCACACGGAGAGGGCAAGGCCAgatgtgctctctcaggctccggctgctgatggacaCAGACAGCGTGACCTGGGTTTATAAAAAGCGAGTGGGTCACAGTGGTGTTAGTAGAAGGTTTGTGGAgatttgattcagctgacagttcttattattattgctgaTATAACTTGTTGATCAAGGCCTGAGGCGTCTGTGTTGATTTGTGTATTGAGGTTTATGGAAatcttgtgttttgtgtgtgcttAGCCACAGAGACAGTGTTTACTACTACTCAATTTTATAAATGACAAGATGTGTAATTTGGCCATGGGTGCCCATACTACTGTATAATAATGCAAGACGGGAATCTTCTTATGAATGAATAAGAAGAGCTGCGTTGTATTTCGACCTAAAAAGGGTACCTGCAGTCTCCATTCCAGTCATTCCAGAAAGGATCTACAGTGGGTAGATTACACCCTTGCCTATTTACACATTGCCACTATTATAGTAATAACAACCCTGGTTTAAATGCATCCATGTGATAAAAGAGGCCTGCTGATACAATGCCTGATACATCTATCCTGAAAATAATAGGAAGAGTAATGGACATAGTGCTGACTGGttcagaaagacagaaataagCAGTTTAATTTAAGCTACAAGAGGAGATGCCCCTTCATGTTATCCTACTTCAAATCTGTGAATCTCAGAAATCCACTTTTAGGAGACATCTTCTATACTCACTTTTGACCAAGCATTTAAAAACTAATCTCTTTATTAGTTTTGTGTCTGTCTTTATCACAGTTGTAAAACATTTTGAGCTGAAACCTAAATTAAAAATGCTCTATAATCAGAGCTTATTGTCATGATTATTTTCATGTGTCTTTTTTACTGCCTGATGCCATGTTATAATAATGATGAATAATAATTTTCCGTCTTTGTGAGTCTTGAAACGACTTGAGGACAACACACTGAGACCCATCCCCCATCCTCCTGTGGTCAACATCAGACAAACAGTAACTTATCATACAGAGAAAAGATCCACCAACTTTAAAAGTCTGCCCAAAATATCTGGTAGTGTGTCTGAATAAGATATACTGTATGTTAGCTCCCAACTAAAAGGGCTCACATCTGGGGGAACTGTTTTTAAAGGATTTAATGCAGTTTGTGAAATCAGCCCATTTGAAATGACCATTTTATCATGTCCCGAAATccaacacacacatttgcatattATCACCAGCTGTCCTTTACATGTTGGATAAATAGCTCCTAAATGACTTTAAAGTACATTAGACCAGGGCTTAATGACTACTCCCCGTGTTACCCGATGCGTCCACTAGAGGGCGACCCTCACCACTGTTTAAGGAGCTCCTCTCGCCGTGAGCTGAGCTCCTCACCTACTGCCCTTCAACCCAGATGATGGGACGGTGCTGCCGCCCTTCTTCAGGCTTCTGCTGCCCTCATGTCATATCAGACATCAAACAGCCTGTCTTAAACAGCAGTGGAGGAATGAACGAGATCTACGTCTAAGACTTCGGCTGTGATGACTGGTGCAGTGACAGGACTCATCATTATTTAGTGGCACCCCGATCGCAGGTGTGTAATAATAGTTTACTGTGGATGGTTAATAATAGTGTGAGCGATGTGAGGACTGCACTGCGGCTGCGTGTTTGTGGATATCCCGCGTTCCCGCTTGTTTGAACGTCACCGCTCCGCGTTTCAGCGCTCTGTTAGGGAGCGTTGTGATAGTAACGCTGTCACTGAGTTACCACCGACCGCTGACTCCGCCCCAACCCCCCCTTGCCGCTTCACCACACGAGCGTAAGTGCGCAAGATAATATAGTCCCCACTTTTACGCGCTTTCGGCAGACGCGGGCGAGTCTACAAATAGCAGGGGCTGTCTAGTGAAGTTCAGTGTTTTATTTGTCGTCTTGGAAAGCGCAGAGGGATCACGACGGTGCTTCCTTTGCTTTACTACGCAACTACCATTTGGCGGGAAACGGCACAGTGCTGGCGCATTAATACCTAGGGTTAAAAAAAACCCACGAAAATCCGTAGTATTAAAACGCAGTGCTGGaaaatcctgcagtaaatgaaATCACGGCCGCGATCAGCATCGAGCTGTGCTGTTGGAGGGCGTTCAGTAAAAGCCGGTGCGGCGGACACCCACTCTCGGATTACTTTCACTTGACAGGGCGACTGTTTGAGCCCCTCTGAGCCGCCTCAGCTTCTTTGGGTCCGGTGCTGATCTACGGTGAGTGTCTTCACAGAGACTCCTCCGCCTCTTCACCTTCACACCGCATTTGACAGCAGTTTGTTTACTTTTCACTCATTACAGCGGATTAGTTCCTGAGTGTCATTATTAATTCAGtcatttcatatatatttatttatttttaataataactaatagtaATCAACAGCTGTCAGCTCATTTCCCTGACAGTTAAAGGCAAATGAACTCCTCTTGCTGTATTAATTAGAGATACCTAGTTCCTGTCCCGCCTTGAGGCGCTGTGCCCTGAGGCTGCTCTGAGGTGCCCtagcccctgtgtgtgtgtgtgtgtgtgtatgatggaGGTGTTAACCGTGCCCTGTTGttgctgtgtctctctctctctctctctctctctctctctctctccaggttgTCAGCATGCCGCTGAGCTCAGGCATGGCGAGCTGCAAGAACTACGACTACGACTACGACTCCTACCAGCCCTACTTCTACTACGACAACGAGGACGAGGGCTTCTACAGCCAGCAGCACGGCCAGCCGCAGCCCCCCGCTCCCAGTGAGGACATCTGGAAGAAGTTCGAGCTGCTGCCCACCCCTCCGCTCTCCCCCAGCCGGCGGCCGTCActcggcggcggcggcggcagcagcagcccTTTCCCGTCCACCGCGGACCAGCTGGAGATGGTCACGGAGTTTCTCGGGGACGACGTGGTGAACCACAGCTTCATCTGCGACGCGGACTACTCCCAGTCCTTCCTCAAGTCCATGATCATCCAGGACTGCATGTGGAGCGGCTTTTCCGCCGCGGCTAAGCTGGAGAAGGCGGTGTCCGAGCGGCTTGCCACGCTGCAGGCTGCACGGAGGGACTCTTCGAGGAGCGGGTCGACCGGGGACGCCAGCCCGGGGCGGCTGGGTTCCAACCTCGGCTACCTGCAGGACATGAACGCGTCTGCCACGGACTGTATAGACCCCTCTGTAGTGTTTCCCTACTCGCTGAGTGACTGTTCAAAGCTGGGCAGGTCGCCGACGCCGAGTTTGCCGTTGGACACTCCTCCAAACAGcgggagcagcagcagcagcagcagcgacaGCGACACCGGTGAGTCGGGcggctatgctaagctaactgTCTGTGGGCGACCGCAACGCAGCCAGCGGGTTTACCTCACACCAGCGAACGGGTTTAGGACGGAATTGACACGGGTTAGTCCCGGTTTAGCGGCGGATTCTCGTTACTTGGCGCTTGGTTGTACGGTTTTAATAAGAGAGGGGTGAGTGGGCTTGTGTGTAATGCGCTGGGTAACGTATTTAACCGCCGGTGAAGGCTGTTAGCCGTGGACCCTTGGGGACGGTGGAATGCTAGCTAGCTTGTGGACTCCCTGCTCATGTTAGGGGGCTGGAGGTCGAGGACAGGGGGCTTATCTGCCTCTTCAGGAGACTTTAGCCAaacacacttttttattttagggtCTTTGGGGGTACACAGCTCGTTAAAGCGGCTCGCTGTAATAAGTAAGACCAGCTCTGTCAGTGTCTGGGGGTCGGAAGTGCCGTTtcgggctgggctgggctgggctgggctgggccgGGCTGGGTGGGccgggctgggctgggctgggctgggccgGGCTGGGCCGGGCTGGGTGGGCCGGGCTGGGCCGGGCTGGGCTGGGCGCAGCGGCGCTGGAGTGGGTGGGTCTGCTGTGAGCGCACGTGTCTTCACGTTTGacgtgtttttgtttgtgttgttttccACCCAGACGATGAAgacgaggatgaggaggagatcGACGTGGTGACCGTGGAGAAGAGGAAATCCGCGAAGAAGTCCGACCCCGTGGTTTTGAAGCGCTGTCACGTGAACATCCAGCAGCACAACTACGCGGCGCAGCCGAGCCGAGGGGTCGAGCAGCCCGCCGTCAAGAGGCTGCGCTTCGAGGGGGGCAGGGGGTCGCTCCGGCAGTCCGCTCACAGCCACAGCCACAAGGCGTCCGACTCGGAGGACAACGACAAGCGGCGGACTCACAACGTGCTGGAGCGCCAGAGGAGGAACGAGCTGAAGCTGAGCTTCTTCGCGCTGCGAGACGAGATCCCGGACGTGGCGAACAACGAGCGGGCTGCCAAGGTGGTGATCCTGAAGAAGGCCACGGAGCACATCGCCAGCGTCCAGGCCGAGGAGCGGCGGCTCCTCTCGGTCAAAGAGCAGCTCAGGAGGAGGTGTGAACACTTAAAACACAGACTGGAGCAGCTGAGCAGCTCCTgagccgccgctgctgctgctgctgctgctgctgctgcttccccTCACGGACATGAACTCCCactggggtttttttgtttgtttgtttgtttttttaaaaaagcctTTCGGAAAGGTGTTGCAATGGATGCCCATGACCATGATgactatgatgatgatgatgatgatgatgccccCAGGAGTGAAGGACACTCTGTGGGCGGGGGTGGTCCACGGTGGTCGGCAGTGCATCACTGTTGCAGTCGGACTTTGATTTGTACCCTTGCAGCTGCCTCGGTTGGAGGCAGCTGAGGCTatagatttatttgtatttaattttatttttagtatcgCCGCCACGGTCAGCAACCTGTTTACTGTCAGTCTTAacttaatgttttgtttttgtaaattttGTACATATTTGCTCAGATGTATTGAAGACACTGTTGATTTGAATCATAAAAGCGTTTCTTTATAAATGGTGTTTGACTACATTTCATGGCTCGCTTGGTGTTTATCCCGTACCTGCTTCTTTGGGTTTGAGGTCCGAGTCTAGATTGCGGTCCTTGACCTCAAGGTTGTGGTGAGCGACGGGGCAAACATGGTCTTACGATGGGCCCGCTCAGATGAGTCTTCATGATTCTCCAATAGTGCCATGTTGTCCCAAGTCCCAAATCCAGTGAAGTCTTACAACATGGTCCTTCAGTGCTCTAGAGTACTGCGCCCAAAGACCCTTATTGTGCCACCATACCTTTTTAAGACCACTGCAACTTTAGGCAGGTACTGTGAATCGCACTGCATGCGCGTGTCTGTCGTTTTGCTTTGACTGTTTTGGCactgtgttttttaaaaaaggactGGCACAGTGCCCTGCTTTCCTTGGGCCAAAAGACTGTGCTCTGTTAATAGTTAACCCAAATCCTTCCTAGTAAAGGTAAAGAGGTTCTGCACAGTTgtatgcaaacgtttgggcaccctggtCAAATGTATGCTCTGATTTTCCAAGCAACTAAGTTTGCATTGTTTACAGGGGACACTTCTGGGCATGGTCACTGTATTTTCCTTAATGTAAGACTATCAAATTTACTGTGATTTCTGTGATTTGTGGAGCTGATGTGCATATTTAAGCTGTGATAATTCAACTTTATTATTATCAAGTGAAGagctttttaataatgtattttcacTTAACCTTTATATAAACTTTTATAACTGATTCTTCCAGATTATGTAGGCCTTCtataattctttaaaaatattcTATTTAATGCAAATAAAGGGGTCCACTGATACAAGTCAAAAGCTCTGTTTGCTAAAAGCATCTGAGAGTTTTGTCTTGTCTTGCTTCCTTGGCCTTCTTGGAAGTTGACTTGAATGgtttcttaacttttaatatgGCTTTAGTCAGAGCTCAGAGCTCATATTGATGACATGCTTGGCATGGCATATTACCATGGGTGGGTATCGAAATTGAGCCAATATCAACAAAAATGCTGGATTGGATGCCAGAGAAACATAGAATGAATTCGGTCCAATCTGGTTAGACCTAGCCTGAAAGATTACACATTCTCGCTGTGTGATGAAAAAGCAAATAGCTGAGCTGTTGAGTATTCTGAGCATGATGGTCTTCATTTAGATGTCGAATAGGTCACAGTAATGCTGTAGACATCGACACTGTCAGGGTTTTGGGCCCCATAACTCTTAACAATTCTGCCCAAATACTCAATTAAAACATATTTGGGAGGCcactgtcagtcacaggcctttAGAATCGTCCCATATTACGGTGCCCATGGCTGTAGACTGGTGATAGCCTTACACAAATGACCAGAACAACTTTTAAAAAGACATTTGGCTTCTTAAATGGTCCTTGCCTGGCTACAGTGTACTTCAACTGGTGGAAAACCCTGTGAATAGGATTCCATAT
This portion of the Salminus brasiliensis chromosome 9, fSalBra1.hap2, whole genome shotgun sequence genome encodes:
- the mycb gene encoding transcriptional regulator Myc-B, which codes for MPLSSGMASCKNYDYDYDSYQPYFYYDNEDEGFYSQQHGQPQPPAPSEDIWKKFELLPTPPLSPSRRPSLGGGGGSSSPFPSTADQLEMVTEFLGDDVVNHSFICDADYSQSFLKSMIIQDCMWSGFSAAAKLEKAVSERLATLQAARRDSSRSGSTGDASPGRLGSNLGYLQDMNASATDCIDPSVVFPYSLSDCSKLGRSPTPSLPLDTPPNSGSSSSSSSDSDTDDEDEDEEEIDVVTVEKRKSAKKSDPVVLKRCHVNIQQHNYAAQPSRGVEQPAVKRLRFEGGRGSLRQSAHSHSHKASDSEDNDKRRTHNVLERQRRNELKLSFFALRDEIPDVANNERAAKVVILKKATEHIASVQAEERRLLSVKEQLRRRCEHLKHRLEQLSSS